One window of the Dendropsophus ebraccatus isolate aDenEbr1 chromosome 12, aDenEbr1.pat, whole genome shotgun sequence genome contains the following:
- the LOC138769551 gene encoding nicotinamide N-methyltransferase-like, producing the protein MEAPKKKLYHMHGMNSRGFLQTYFSGFGESKFAEETLNFLMKKLHDVLAAGHFKGKNAYDFSIGSIIHQLYTVSDFYSEITILKLNDSCIMELKKWLETHTGAFDWAHAHNYWRGLQGTGDQAEIDREEKLKKSIIKMVKFDLQKENLTDPEVLEQADCIITAWLLDVISQDENEYIKNFQKITKFLKPGGLLIVIGCLNTTYYAVGNDRHHVFTYDESFLRKNLVNEGFKIKTCEVLDSKVETDLTDYRQFVFLTAVKAA; encoded by the exons ATGGAAGCACCAAAGAAAAAACTCTACCATATGCATGGAATGAATAGCAGGGGCTTCCTACAGACTTATTTCTCGGGTTTTGGAGAATCTAAATTTGCAGAAGAGACTTTAAATTTCCTCATGAAGAAATTACACGATGTATTGGCTGCAG GTCATTTTAAAGGAAAGAATGCCTATGACTTCAGTATTGGCTCCATTATCCATCAGCTCTATACTGTCTCTGATTTTTACTCAGAGATTACTATACTGAAATTGAATGATTCCTGCATCATGGAGCTGAAAAAGTGGCTGGAAACGCATACTGGAGCCTTtgactgggctcatgcacataattatTGGAGAGGACTTCAAGGTACCGG TGATCAAGCAGAGATTGACAGAGAAGAAAAACTGAAGAAATCCATTATCAAGATGGTGAAATTCGACCTCCAGAAGGAAAATCTGACAGACCCAGAGGTTTTAGAACAAGCCGACTGCATAATCACGGCATGGCTACTGGACGTGATCTCTCAAGATGAAAATGAGTACATCAAAAATTTCCAAAAAATAACAAAGTTCCTGAAACCGGGTGGTCTGCTAATTGTTATCGGGTGCCTCAATACTACATATTATGCAGTCGGTAATGACAGACATCACGTCTTTACCTATGATGAAAGCTTTCTAAGGAAGAATCTGGTCAATGAAGGGTTTAAGATTAAAACCTGTGAAGTGTTAGACAGTAAAGTAGAAACTGATCTGACCGATTACAGGCAGTTTGTTTTTCTCACTGCTGTCAAGGCTGCTTGA
- the LOC138769068 gene encoding nicotinamide N-methyltransferase-like: protein MASSTHKLYHVHTFDSRQFLEHYVAENNEIQDDSLIFPIENLTRVFTEGHINGNVLIDLSISSMVHHLYSACEFFKHIIVLKVSDRCIMELKRWLDTRTGAFDWGHAIKLHAEIEEKSHQLEEKEGKVRSAVQHVVRCHLEKENMMDPIVLPPADCIIVAWLLGAISKDQEDYIRYFGKFSKLLKPGGHLVLFEDLDTTYYTVGKDRHHYFKHDEDFIRKVLAGEGFVIDVCKVKERTAVSDLCDYKAVIFIVAHKGK from the exons ATGGCTTCAAGCACCCACAAGCTCTATCATGTTCATACCTTTGATTCCAGGCAGTTTCTGGAGCATTACGTGGCAGAGAACAATGAAATACAAGATGATTCTCTAATATTTCCCATTGAAAATCTTACAAGGGTTTTCACAGAGG GTCATATTAATGGAAATGTCCTGATTGACCTCAGCATTAGTTCCATGGTTCATCACCTCTATTCAGCCTGTGAGTTCTTCAAACACATCATAGTGTTAAAAGTCAGTGACAGATGCATCATGGAGCTGAAGAGATGGCTGGACACACGGACCGGAGCATTTGATTGGGGACACGCCATAAAACTACATGCAGAGATAGAAGAAAAGAG TCACCAGTTGGAggaaaaagaaggaaaagtgaGATCAGCCGTGCAACATGTAGTGAGATGTCACCTTGAGAAAGAGAATATGATGGATCCGATAGTCCTACCACCAGCCGACTGTATCATTGTTGCTTGGCTACTAGGTGCTATCAGCAAAGACCAAGAGGATTACATCCGATATTTTGGGAAGTTCTCAAAGTTGCTGAAACCTGGAGGACACCTCGTATTATTTGAAGATTTAGATACAACATATTACACAGTGGGGAAAGACAGGCATCATTATTTCAAACATGATGAGGATTTTATCAGGAAAGTTCTAGCTGGTGAGGGATTTGTGATTGATGTCTGTAAAGTTAAGGAGAGAACGGCTGTGAGTGACCTTTGTGACTATAAGGCTGTCATATTCATTGTAGCTCACAAGGGGAAATAG